In one window of Paracoccus saliphilus DNA:
- a CDS encoding ABC transporter ATP-binding protein — MTVNHHLRIQELSAGYGDRLIIEALNLDLVSGRITAIVGANACGKSTLLRVMSRLISPAQGTVTLDGKSIHRMATRDLARIMGLLPQSPIAPEGITVADLVSRGRHPHHGLISRWNRQDDEAVASALEATKITGLADRAVDELSGGQRQRVWIAMTLAQQTDLLLLDEPTTFLDVAHQVELLDLLCDLNAQRGTTIAMVLHDLNLAARYADHLVAMSEGRVHAQGNPAKVLTEENIRQVFGLVCRVISDPVSGRPMMLPIGRHRVSASVAAE, encoded by the coding sequence ATGACGGTCAATCACCATTTACGTATCCAGGAGCTTTCGGCGGGCTATGGCGACAGGCTGATCATAGAGGCGTTGAATCTGGACCTCGTTTCTGGACGGATCACCGCGATCGTCGGCGCCAATGCCTGCGGAAAATCGACCTTGCTGCGCGTCATGTCGCGACTTATTTCGCCCGCGCAGGGGACCGTGACGCTGGACGGCAAATCCATTCACCGCATGGCGACGCGCGATCTGGCGCGGATCATGGGATTGCTTCCACAGTCACCGATCGCACCGGAGGGAATCACAGTCGCCGATCTTGTCAGCCGCGGTCGCCACCCCCACCATGGCCTGATCTCGCGCTGGAATCGGCAGGACGACGAGGCGGTGGCATCCGCGCTGGAAGCCACGAAGATTACCGGGCTTGCCGATCGCGCCGTGGACGAATTGTCTGGCGGTCAGCGGCAGCGCGTCTGGATCGCAATGACGCTGGCGCAGCAGACAGATCTGCTATTGCTCGACGAACCCACGACCTTCCTGGACGTCGCGCATCAGGTCGAGCTCCTGGACCTGCTCTGCGATCTGAACGCACAGCGTGGCACCACCATCGCCATGGTGCTGCACGATCTCAACCTCGCCGCGCGCTATGCAGATCACCTGGTTGCCATGTCCGAAGGAAGAGTGCACGCGCAGGGAAACCCGGCCAAAGTGCTGACCGAGGAAAATATCCGACAGGTTTTCGGACTTGTCTGTCGGGTCATTTCCGATCCGGTTTCGGGCCGGCCGATGATGCTGCCCATCGGGCGGCACAGGGTCTCGGCATCGGTGGCTGCTGAATAG